DNA sequence from the bacterium genome:
CATTTCTTCCATATAAAATAAATAAATAATTTCTCAACCTATCAATTAAATAATCAACATTATATTTCATCGGATAAATATTTAACTACCATATCTAAAATGATACCAGCTACTAAGGATTTAGGCAATTTAAAATTTGCACTTATATTACTAATAATATCATTAGTTTTTACATTTACAGAAGCATTTATTATAACTTTATTATGGCGCTTTGGCGGTTTAGGCAATGGAAATAAATCACCACGCCTTTTCAAAATCTCATTTAATATTGCCTCAGTCAATTTTGTTAAAATAGCTTCCATTATTCAAAGAGTGAAGATAAATCAATAGTTATAATGATTTTTTTATCTTTTTTGTTCACATTTATCTTCTGATTTAATTTCTCATCAAGTTCTTCCAATTTCTCAGTAGATTTTTCTAAATCCAAAGTTGAAGATTGAAGTGTTGGTTCCATGTCAGTTGAATTTTCAATAACATTTTGCCCTAAATCGACTTCATTTTGGGCTTCTTCCGCTTCATCAACTTTTTCATCTTGGGATATAGAAGTTTCACGTTTCAAAAGTGTTTCATCAAGTAAAAACTCATCGCAAGAATCATTAGGACCCTTTGAATCTTCACATTTCCCATTTTCATAAAATACACAGTATTTACAAATTTTTTCCATTTTATCCTCCTTAAAATTTATTGAGTAAAAAATTTAATCCAAGTATAAAGAAGAATTTTTAAATCTTCTAAAAAAAGCTTAATATCTTTTTCCGAACAAATTGGTTTACCTTTAAGAAGTAAATAATCATCATCACTCCAAGGCTTTCCTTCTAAAAAACCTACATTAAAAATACCAAAACCCTTCAGCCAATGAAGCTTAATAGGTTTTGGTAATCGTATTGTTCTATCAAAATTAAATTGAACAGTAATTTCTTCTTCATCTTTATAAATTATTATCCCAATAGAATTTCCGCCTTTCGCCATTTCTATTTTCCTTTTTCAATATTTTTTAAATCAACTTTAATATCTGGAATGACTATTCCAGATGTCTGTTGAATATACATTTTTTTCAAATCTTCTGCATGAGAAATAGGAATTTCTACTAAAACATGAATTTTATTCAACTGGCATTCTTCCATAGGTAACCATGGAATTAATATAAATTGATTTCTATTTCGTATTACAGCCATAGGTTTTGATAATGAATAGAATTCATCAGTTTCTTTTTTAACATTACTTATTACAAATTCATTCGTAACTAATTTAAAAAACTTTATTTCCATTTTTTTCCTCCTTTCTTTAAGTATAATTATTTTATAAAAAAATGTCAATAGCTTACAATATACACTTACCAGCCTTTAAACGAATAGTTTTTCTAGCTGGTACTTTATATTTTTCTAATGTAATCGGATGTTTTACAATTTTTTCTTTAAGTATCACAGGATAAAAACGTCCAATAGGTGTAACAACTTCGTAATTATCTTCCATGACCAAATCTTGTAAAGTATCGAAAATTATATCCATTATCTTTTCAGTAGTTACAGCTTTTAAA
Encoded proteins:
- a CDS encoding HU family DNA-binding protein; the protein is MKYKEFCNIVSRRLGLKAVTTEKIMDIIFDTLQDLVMEDNYEVVTPIGRFYPVILKEKIVKHPITLEKYKVPARKTIRLKAGKCIL